The DNA sequence CGGCAGGTTTCGCACCGCTGCTAGAATCGCCTCCTTTCGCGCCAGGAATCGCCTATGCCTTCTCAGCCCACCACCGGTTTCCAGCATGCCGAACTCGACTGGGACGAGAACGGCCAGCCGCAATCACGGCAGTACGGCGATGTGTATTTTTCGCGCGCTTCGGGCATGGATGAGACTGCTCACGTCTTCTTGCGACCCAACGCACTCGCCGAGCGATTTGCCTCGCTCGGTGCCGCGGAGCGGTTCGTCATCGGTGAAACGGGGTTCGGGACCGGGCTGAATTTCCTCTGCGCCTGGGCGTTGTTCGAGCGCACCGCGCCTGCAGCTGCACAGCTGCACTTCGTCAGCGTCGAAAAGCACCCGCTGACCCGTGACGACATGCAGCGCGCATTGGCGCTCTGGCCCGAGCTGCAATCCCTCGCGCGGCAACTGCTGAATCAATACGTGGCGGTCAATCAGGGTTTCCAGCAATTTCGTTTCGGCCGCGTGGTGCTAACCTTGCTGGTCGGCGATGCGCTCGATTGCCTCGGCAGCCTGGATGCGCAGGTCGATGCCTGGTTTCTCGATGGTTTCGCCCCAGCCAAGAATCCCGAGATGTGGCAACCCGAACTGTTCACTCAACTGGCGCGTCTGTCGGCGGCCGGCGCGACCCTGGCGACGTTCACCAGCGCCGGCAGCGTGCGCCGCGCATTGCTGGACGCAGGCTTCGAGGTCGAGCGGATTCCCGGCTTCGGCAAAAAATGGGAAAGCTTACGGGGCCGTTTTCTCGGCACGCCGCAGCCGGCCGGGACTCCCTGGTACGCCCGACCTGCGTTCAAACCGGAGCAGCGCAAGGCCTTGGTAATTGGCGCGGGGCTGGCCGGTTGCGCGACTGCGGCGAGCCTGGCAGCCCGTGGCTGGCAGGTGACGGTATTGGAGCGACACGGCGATGTCGCTCAGGAAGCATCCGGCAATCCCCAGGGCGTGCTCTACCTGAAGTTGTCTGCCCACGGCACCGCGCTCTCGCAGCTGGTGGTGAGCGGTTTCGGCTATACCCGCCGCCTGTTCGGCAGCCTGCAGAAAGGCCGTGACTGGGACAATTGCGGCGTGTTGCAAATCGGCTTCGACGACAAGGAACGCGCGCGCCAAGCCACGCTGCGCGATGTCTTTGCGCCCAGCCTGCTGCGCGCCTTGGAGCGCTCCGAGGCCGAGCAGTTGGCCGGTGTGGCGCTGGACAATGGCGGCCTGTTCTACCCCGAAGCCGGCTGGGCGCACCCGCCGGCGCTGTGCCGGTCGATGCTCGATCATCCCGCCATCGAGCTGATCCGGCATCGACAAGCTGTCGACCTGCGCCGCGTTGAGGGGCACTGGCAGGCGAGGGATGGCGATGAGTTGTTGGGCGAGGCGCCCGTGGCGATTCTGGCCGGTGCGGCCGACACCGCGCGATTCAGCCAGAGCGGCTGGCTGCCGCTCAAGCGCATTCGCGGCCAGGTCACTGGGTTGCCGGCGACCGAACCAAGCGCGGCATTACGTACCGTGCTTTGCGCCCAGGGCTATGTCGCCCCGCCACGCGACGGTCTTCACACGCTGGGTGCCAGTTTCAATTTCGCCGAGACCGACCCGGCCCCGAGCGAAGCGGAACATCGATCCAATCTGGATATGCTCAAGAATATTTCCGCCGACCTGCATCAGCGTCTGGAGGCCGAAACCCGCCCAATCGATGAATTGCACGGGCGCGTCGCGTTTCGCTGCACCAGCCCGGACTATATGCCGATCATCGGTCCGCTGGCCGATCCCGAACGATTCGCCAACGCCTATGCCGTGCTGGGCAAGGATGCCCGCCAAGTGCCGGACACAGCGTGTCCCTGGCTGGACGGGCTATACGTCAATACCGCCCACGGCTCGCGGGGGCTGATCACCACGCCGCTGTCCGGCGAACTGCTGGCCGCCTGGCTCGATGGCGAGCCGCTACCGCTGCCGCGCGCCATCGCCGAGGCCTGCCATCCGAATCGATTCTTGCTGCGCAAACTCATTCGGCGAACGGACTGAAGCGTCGAATCAATCGCGACGAAGGGGATCGTCCCAAAATGGACGATTCGCTTCGGTTTCGACATCGGCACGGCTCAGTCCGAGATCCTTAAGCATGTCGTCGTTCAGCGCGGCGAGCTGCCGACGCTGCCGATACAAGGCGTGCCAACGACCGAGCCGCTGCCAGTAAGTGAGCAGCAACGAGGCAAGTGACGCACTACGGCCGCGGGGCAAATACGAGGTCTTCAAAAACTCAGCATGGCTTTTCATCTGATGCACCTCCAAGTGGGATGGCATCAGTTTCCGGCCAGGATTATGATCAATCCAACGAATGTTTCTGATGACATTCATCTCGGAGATTGATGAATGGCCCACTACCCAAGTATCGATGCCGAACTGCTGCGCAGCTTCGTTGCCATTGCCGATCACGGCGGTTTCACGCGTGCGGCCGAAGCCGTCAATCGCACGCAATCAGCCATCAGTATGCAGATGAAGCGCCTGGAAGAAGACGTGCTGCAGCGGACCGTGTTCGAGCGCGACGGTCGTCAGGTTCGGCTCACGGCTGAGGGTCAGATACTGCTCGGTTATGCGCGGCGGATTCTCAAGCTGCACGGTGAAGTGCTGACTACTTTGCGCGAGCCACACATGGTTGGATCGGTGCGCATCGGCACGCCGGACGATTATGTGATGCGGTTTTTGCCCGGCATCCTTTCGCGCTTCGCCCAGGCCTATCCCCTGGTGCAGGTGGAGGTGCACTGCGAGCCGTCCTACCAGTTGCTCCAGCGCCGCGATCTGGACCTGACCATCGTCACCCGCGAGCCGGGCACGGAAATCGGCCAGTTGCTGCGTCGTGAGCGCTTCGTCTGGGCCGAAGCGCCGGGCTTCAATATCCACGAGCAACGGCCAATGCCGCTGGCGATGTTCAACACCAACTGTTTCTGCCGAGCCTGGGCATGCAACGCCCTGGACGGCCTCGATATCCCTTATCGAGTCGCCTATACCAGCCCGAGCCTGTCTGCGCTGATGGCGGTGGTCAACGCCGGACTGGCGGTGACCGCGCAGCTGCAAAGCCTGGTGTCGTCGGATATGCGCCAGCTGGGCGAGGCCGAGGGGATGCCGGAATTGCCGCTGAGCAGCATCGTGCTGCTACGCAGCGAGCACAACCAGTCTCAGGTGAGCGAAACCCTGGCCGAGCATATCGTCGAAGGGTTTCGTATCTAGGCCTTGGTGCGGTGAGCTGAAGCCCACCCTATTTGGCTGCGGCATCACCTGCAGGGTGGGCTTTAGCCCACCACGCCGGCTGTCTTTTGTCGGTCTGACCGTTGCGGCTTGGTGGGCTGAAGCCCACCCTACGGACTGAAGCCCACCCTACCCGGAGCGCCGCCCCGGCCCACCCTACGAGCGATCTGGTTTGACCTGAGCGCGCATGTCTGTTTTGGTGTAAAGCCCGACTGACGCCGCAGGACGCGATCCGCGCGGTGCGGATTGCATCGACAAGCAGCGCGCCAGAGCAGCGCACGCTGGTCCGGAAACCTGAACTTCGCAATCCGCGCGTTAGTCACACTCCCCAACGGCAAAACCGGTAAGGATCTTATGTGTGGCATAGCTGGAGAACTTCGTTTCGATAATCGACCCGCTGACCTGGCGGCGATTGAACGCATCACTCAACACCTCACCGCCCGCGGTCCCGATGCGAGCGGTTTCCATAGCGCCGGACCGATGGCCATGGGGCATCGGCGGCTGAAAATTATGGATCTCTGCGAGGCCTCTGGCCAGCCGATGATCGATTCCGCGCTGGGCCTTTCAATGGTCTTCAACGGCGCCATCTATAACTATCCCGAACTACGCGCCGAGCTCGAAGCGCTGGGTTATAGCTTCTTCTCTGGCGGCGATACCGAGGTGCTGCTCAAGGGCTTCCATGCCTGGGGCGAAGCCTTGCTGCCGCGCCTGAACGGCATGTTCGCCTTCGCCATCTGGCAGCGCGATCGGCAGGAGTTGTTCATCGCCCGTGATCGTCTGGGCATCAAGCCCCTGTACCTATCGAAAACCGGCGATCGACTGCGCTTCGCATCGAGCCTGCCGGCCCTGCTCAAGGGCGGCGACATCGCCGGCGTGCTGAACCCGGTGGCGCTCAACCACTACATGAGTTTTCACGCCGTGGTGCCGGCGCCGGACACGCTGATCGCCGGCATCGAAAAGCTGCCGCCTGGCACCTTCATGCGCGTCGATGCCAGCGGCAAGGCAAGCCAGCACCGCTGGTGGCAACTGGAGTTCGGCGCTCGTGAGGACGAGCAAAATTACACGTTCGAAGACTGGCAGGACCGTACGTTAGCGGCGCTCCGTGAATCCGTGGCGCTGCGCCAGCGGGCAGCGGTGGACGTCGGCGTGCTGCTGTCCGGCGGCGTCGACTCCAGCCTGCTGGTCGGACTGCTGCGCGAAGCCGGTGCGGCGGACAATCTGCTGACCTTCTCCATCGGTTTCGAAGATGCCGGCGGCGAGCGCGGCGACGAATTCAAGTATTCCGACCTGATCGCCGAGCATTACCAGACCCGCCACCATCAGTTGCGCATCCAGGAAAAGGAAATCCTCGAACAACTGCCCGCCGCCTTCCAGGCGATGAGCGAGCCGATGGTGAGTCACGACTGCATTGCTTTCTATTTGCTGTCGCGCGAAGTTTCCAAGCATTGCAAGGTGGTGCAGAGCGGCCAGGGTGCCGACGAGCTGTTTGCCGGCTATCACTGGTATCCGCAGGTCGATGGCGCCGAGGACCCCGTCGCGGCCTATCTCGCCGCCTTCCGCGACCGCAGTTACGAGGAATATGCCGACACTGTGCAGGCGCAATGGGCCAAGGGCGATTTCTCCGGCGACTTCGTACGCCAGCACTTCGCCCAACCGGGCGCCGACGCGGCCGTGGACAAGGCGCTGCGCATCGACAGCACCGTGATGCTGGTGGACGATCCGGTCAAACGCGTCGACAACATGACCATGGCTTGGGGCCTGGAGGCGCGGGTGCCCTTCCTCGACCACAACGTGGCGGAGCTGTCGGCGCGCATCCCAGCGAAGTACAAACTGCCCGACGGTGGCAAGTACGTTCTCAAGGAAGCCGCACGCAAGGTCATCCCCGCAGCCGTGATCGATCGACCCAAAGGTTATTTCCCAGTACCTGGGCTCAAGCACCTGCAGGGCGACACCCTGAACTGGGTGGGCGAATTACTGACGGACCCGAGCCAGGATCGCGGCCTATACAACCCGGCAATGATAGAGAAGCTGCTCAATGATCCGGAGGGGCAGCTCACACCGCTGCGCGGTTCGAAACTGTGGCAGTTGGCGGCAGTCAACCTATGGTTGAGCGAGCAAGGCCTATAAGCGATCGATCGTGACGACGCCCGGTACGTAGCTGAACTCGATGTTCCGTCTCCAACCCGCGGCGCCCTGAACAAGCCCCAAGGAAAACACCATGCAGAAGTCTCAAGCTTACGGACAGCGATTGTTGCGCGGCCAGACACCCACTTACGAGCGGCTGCAGGCACGGTTTGCCGAAGATGGCCAGGACGAACCCCAGGGGCCTGTCACGTTGCATTGCGGCTGGGGCCGCATTCTGGTTGGCCACACCTATTCCGATCCGGCCGATCTGGCCGCAGCCCTGCTGGATGAGCAGGCCGGTGAGCGCGATATCGCGCTCTATGTCGCCGCGCCCCACCAGGTGCTCGCCTATGCACCGCAGCAATTGTTTCTCGACCCATCCGATACCTTGCGCATCTGGTTCACCGATTACCGCCCGGCCCGCCGCAGCTTTCGCGGTTTCGGCATCCGCCGCGCGCAGAGCGACGCGGACTGGAAGGCGATCAACTGTCTGTATCAGTCGCGCGGCATGCTGCCGGTCAATCCCGAGCTGTGCACGCCACGCGAACAAGGCGGGCCGGTCTACTGGCTGGCCGAGGATGACGACTCCGGGCAGATCATCGGCAGTGTCATGGGCATCAATCATCACAAAGCCTTCAACGATCCGGAGAACGGGTCAAGTCTCTGGTGTCTCGCGGTGGCGCCGAGTTGCACGCGTCCCGGTGTCGGCGAGGCGCTGGTTCGCCATCTGATCGAGCAGTACATGGGGCGCGGTCTGGCCTATCTCGATCTGTCCGTGCTGCACGACAACAAACAGGCCAAGGCGCTCTACGCCAAGCTTGGCTTCCGCGATCTGCAGACCTTCACCGTCAAGCGTAAGAACACCATCAATCAATCCCTGTTTCTCGGCCCTGGCCCAGAAGCGGAGCTGAACCCCTACGCCCGAATCATCGTCGACGAGGCCCGGCGTCGCGGCATCGAGATCAGCATCGATGATGCCGAAGCCGGCCTATTCACCCTGACCCAGGGCGGTCGCAAGGTGCGCTGTCGCGAGTCGCTATCCGACCTGACCTCGGCCGTGAGCATGACGCTGTGCCAGGACAAGTGCCTGACCCATCGCACCCTGGCCCGAGCCGGCCTGAAGCTTCCCGCGCAGCAGCTGGCAGGCGACGAGGACAGCAACGCGGCGTTTCTCGCGGAACATGGCAGTGTGGTGGTCAAGCCGGTCGATGGCGAACAGGGCCACGGCGTATCGGTGGACCTGCGCCGCATCGAAGACGTCGAGGAAGCCATCGCCCGAGCACGCCAATTCGATCAGCGTGTGCTGCTCGAGAGCTACCACCAAGGAGACGACCTGCGCATCGTGGTGATCGGCTATGACGTGGTAGCCGCCGCTATCCGCCGTCCTGCTGAAGTCGCTGGTGACGGCAGCCATACCATTCGCGAGCTGATCGAAACCCAGAGCCGCCGACGCCAAGCTGCCACCGGTGGTGAAAGCCGCATCCCGATGGACGAAGAAACCCAGCGTTGCATCGAAGATGCCGGTTACGACTACGACAGCGTGCTGCCGCGAGGCCAGCATCTGGCAGTCCGGCGCACCGCTAATCTACATACCGGCGGCACCCTCGACGACGTCACCGATCAGTTGCATCCCGAATTGATCGACGCGGCCGTTCGCGCGTCACGAGCGCTGGATATTCCGGTGGTCGGACTTGATCTGCTGGTACCGGCGGTAGACCAGCCGGAGTATGTCTTCATCGAAGCCAACGAGCGCGTCGGCCTGGCCAATCATCATCCGCAGCCGACCGCTGAGCGCTTCATCGATCTGCTGTTTCCGCTCAGCCATAACACTCATTGACGGCAAGTCACGGCGCCCCGACTGGGGCGCCATGCCCGCCCGTGGTACATCCGCATTCATTCAACCGCATGGCGGCAGCCTCTGCCCCGCAAGGAATGACCATGACTGCAAATCTTCCCGACCCCGATCTCAATTACCTGCAGCGCGTGCTGCTGGAAACGCTGGCCATCCCCAGCCCCACCGGTTTCACCGACACCATCGTGCGCTACGTCGCCGAGCGTTTGCAGGAGCTGAAAATCCCATTCGAGCTGACCCGTCGCGGCACTATCCGCGCGACGCTCAAGGGTCGCCAGGACAGTCCGGACCGCGCCATCGCGGCGCACCTCGACACCATCGGCGCCAGCGTTCGCGAAATTCATGAAACGGGCCGGCTGGGTCTGTCACCGGTCGGCTGCTGGTCGAGCCGTTTTGCCGAAGGCAGCCGCGTCAGCGTGTTCACCGATGAAGGCGTGATCCGCGGCAGCGTTTTGCCGTTGCTCGCCTCCGGGCATGCCTTCAATACCGCAGTGGATGAGATGCCGATCAGTTGGGACCATGTCGAGCTGCGCCTGGACGCCGTGACCCGCAGCCGCGCCGATACCGTTGCGCTGGGCATTCGCGTCGGCGACGTGGTCGCGTTCGATCCGATGCCGGAGTTCACCGACAGCGGCTATATCAGCGCACGGCATCTGGATGACAAAGCTGGCGTTGCTGCTCTGCTGACGGCGTTGAAGGCGCTGGTCGAAAGCGGCCAGGAGTTGCCGATCGACTGCCATCCGCTGTTTACCATCACCGAAGAGACCGGCTCCGGCGCGGCAGGTGCGCTGCCGTGGGATGTCAGCGAATTCGTCGGGATCGACATCGCGCCGACGGCCAAGGGCCAGGAGTCCAGCGAGCATGCCGTCACGGTCGCAATGCAGGACTCTGGCGGGCCTTACGACTTCCATCTGTCCCGGCACCTGATCAGGTTGGCCGAAGGCCACGACATACCGGTGCGGCGCGATCTGTTCCGCTACTACCACAGCGACGCACAATCCGCAGTGGCTGCCGGACACGACATCCGCACCGCCCTGCTCGCCTTTGGCTGCGATGCGACCCATGGCTACGAGCGAACCCATATCGACAGCCTCGCCGCAATGAGCCGCCTGGTATGCAGTTACCTGCTCAGTCCGCCTGTATTCGCCAGCGATGCTCACAGCGGCCAAGGGACCCTGGAAAGCTTCAGTCATCAGCTCGAACACGAGACCCAGATGGAAAATGACACGCGAGTACCGCCAGTCGACTCGATTCTCGACAAGCGAACCGACGATTGACGTCCAGGTTTCATGATGTGCCGCCAAGTTGAGGCGTTTGCCAATTGCGATGAATCGGCGATAAGGGCAAAGTCGCAAGCCACTGATATTCATGGATCTGCAAACCAGCCGGACAATGCTGGTTTTGCCATATGCGTATAAACCGCGCACTGTTCGCGATTGGACTGCTTCGCTTGATCCGCTGCGACTTGCACCACTCCGGGTCCCTACATGCTGCCGCGTCTTTACCTGGCCATCTTCCTGTTCTGCCTGTCTGCCCAGGTCTGGGCTTCCGCCCCCGTCCCAGTGGACTCGGACGATTTCCGCCAACCGCTTGGCAACTGGACCTATTTCTTGCGCGATCCGGCCGCCGAGCTGGACGTCGCCGAAGTATTCGAGCTGGCGGACAATACCTTCGAACCGGTCACCGGCATTCACCCCAACAAGGGCAAGAACAGCGCCGTATGGTGGTTTCGAGTGGAGCTCGACAATCAGCTGAGCGAGCCCATCGGCGGCTTCTTCGAAATCAACTACCCGTTACTCGACCACATTGAACTGTATCTGCGGCATCCCGATGGCAGCATAAGCCGACAGCAATCCGGTGACAGTCACCCTTTCAGCGAGCGAGCGGTCAAGGTCAGCAATTTCTTGTTCCCGGTCGATCTGCAGCCCGGCACATCGACGCTGCTGCTGCGCGTGCAGAGCACCAGCACGCTGTATGTCCCCCTTTACTTCAGCAGCTATGCGGCGAACGCAGCCGCGGCCGAAGAGACAATGGGCCTCGCCGGAGCCTTCTACGGCGTGCTTTTCGCGATGTTCTGCTACAACCTCTTCCTGTTTCTGTCGCTTCGCGAGCCGGCCTATTTCTGGTATCTGGTCTACAACCTCAACGTCGGACTGTTCACGCTCAGCTTCGACGGCATGCTGGTCAAATGGCTGAGCGGTGATGGCGGCTTCGTCACCCAGGGCATCTATGCGCTGATGCTCAGCCACTGCCTGGTCTCGATCCAGTTCAGCCGTCACTTTCTGCATACCCGCGAGTACTTTCCCAGGCTCGATCTCACGCTACGTGTGGCGCTCGTGGCGTCACTTGGGGCGCTCCTGTCCGGGTTGGTGCTCGACATGCGAACCTGGAGCATCCTGTCCAGCGTCATGGTGATCGGCTCCTCAATCGGCCTGTTGCTGACCGGAGCGTTCGTCTGGCGCCGCGGTGTTCGCTATGGTCTCTATTACACCCTGGCCTGGGGCGTGTTACTGGCGACCTTCGCGATCGTCACCGCCGGGTCCCTGGGCTTCAACCTGTTCGGTTTGTACGGCTCCTCGGTGGTCAAGGTCGGCATAGCCTTCGAGCTGATCACGTTGTCCATCGGCCTGGCCGACCGGATCAATCTACTCAAGGAAGAAGGCTTCCGGTCACGCCAGGCCGCCGCGCGGGCCGAAAGCGAGAATCAAGCGAAAAGCCGTTTTCTAGCGAAGATGAGTCATGAAATCCGGACCCCACTCAACGGCGTGCTCGGCATGCTGCAACTGCTGCGCGGGACCTCGCTGGATCGTAAACAGCGCTTCTATCTCGACACCATCGCCAGTTCCAGTTCCTCGTTGATGTCAGTGATCAACGACATCCTGGACTATGCACGGATCGGCGCTGGCAAGCTGGTCCTCGAAGACATCGAATACGATCTCGAAGCGCTGATATCAGAAACCATCAGCCTGTTCACGGCCCAAGCACTGGACAAACAACTCCAGTTGCACGTTGGCCTCGCCGCCGGCGTGCCCAGGCGAGTACGAGGTGATCCGACCCGGCTCAAGCAGGTATTGATGAACCTGCTCAACAACGCATTGAAATTCACCGAGCGCGGCTGCGTCATGATCGAGGTGGAGGCTCAAGGCCCGGCCGATGCACGACGGCTGGTGTTTTCCGTGACCGATAGCGGCATCGGCATGCGCGCCGAGGAGCTCTCGCAACTGTTCGTCTCTTTCGCCCAGGCCGATTCGAGCACTACCCGGCGCTACGGCGGAAGCGGCCTGGGACTGGTAATCAGCAAGGAGCTGGTGGAAATGATGGGCGGCCAGATCGACGTGCAGAGCGCACCTGGCCAGGGCAGCCGCTTCAGCTTCGACATCGCACTGTGCGATGCCGGCGACAACCATGATCCGCTCACCGCCCTGCTCGAAGGCCGAACCGCGGTGATCGCGTCCCAGGACGCCCATGGGCTCGATGCCATGAGCAATTTGCTCGTGCGCTGGGGCATGCGTGTACTGCGCTGCGAAGAGCCACAACGGCTGTCCCACTACCTCGACGACCATGCCGTCGCACCGTTGGTGGTCGTGATAGCGCCATGGCCCGGCAAGCCGCGCGATTGGCTGGCGACACTGAGCAACCAGCTCGAGCCGAACCAGCGGGTCATGTTTCTGTACCCACCACAGAGTGAGTATCCGGTTCTGGCGCCAGCGCTCCGGCTGGTCAATCTGTCATTGCCGCTCCCGCTCGGCCCGCTACGCGAGGCGCTGCATCGGCTCTACCAGCCAACGAACCCTGCAATCGAGGCGGTCGCCCCCCACGTAAACGAGACGAAGTCGTGCTCGCGTGTCCTCATTGCCGAAGACAATCCGGTCAGCCAGATGGTGGTGTCAGGTCTACTGCGCAAACGCGGTTACGAAGTGCTGATCGTCGAGAACGGACGCCTCGCTGTAACGACCTACAGCGAGAACCCTTCCGCCATTCAATTGATCCTGATGGACTGCGAGATGCCGGAACTGGACGGCTTCGAGGCGAGCCGGCAGATCCGCCGCATCGAGGCTGAACAGGGCTTGGACGAAGTGCCGATCATCGCGCTTACCGCTCATGTCCTCGACGATCATCGCCAGCAAGGCCGCGATGCGGGGATGAACGGCTTCATTGGTAAGCCGCTGGAGAGTGAGCAGCTGTATGCTTGCCTGGATCGCTTTCTCAATGAGCCGATCACCGAACCCGACCATCCAACCTGATCCGACTCCATGCTCATTCCTTACGACCAACTCGAACCCGACACCCTGACCCGCCTCATCGAGGACTTCGTGACCCGCGATGGCACCGACAATGGCGACGAGACGCCGCTGCAGACCCGTGTCGAACGGGTACGCCGGGCGTTGAGCAAGGGTACGGCGGTGATCGTGTTCGATGCGGATCACCAACAGTGTCAGCTGGCGCTCAGAAGCGACGTGCCGAAGGAGTGGCTGGAGGACTGACGCTCAGCCCAGCACGCCGCCGTCACGCTCCCAGGCGCAACGCATCCGCAGATCGCGCTGATGAGGGCTGTGCGTGCCGCTTTCGGTTTCCCAGCGAAAAGTGTGCGTGCCGTTGAGTTCGGTTTCCAGATGGACCACCGCGCTGGTCCAGTAGAGCTCGCTGAGCAGCGCCTCGAAGTTGCGTACCCATAACGCCCACTCGTACTCGACCGCGCGATAGCTGGCGCCGAAGTGGATGACCTGGGTCTGATAGACGCCCTCCTCCGCGCAGCAGGAAAACATTTCCCGCCCGATGAAGGGCCAGCCCTCGCCTTGCGGCAGACTGTCCAGCGCACGGCGGTTAACAGCGCGACGCATCCGACACTGCTCGGTGTCTGCCGATGGCCAGTCGCGGATACTGCCGTAGACGATGGATTCCGGCTCCACAGGGACGCTCCAGACGAAAGCCCGACATGTTCAATCAATTACGCGCTGTGTTCCAGCACCCGGTATCACCACCTGGCGTAGGGGTGACACAGGCCACAGCTCGCGACGCCAATCGCCTCGTCAGGTGGCAGTCGCGGCAGCCAGATCGCGCCGTGGAGCCAGACGCAAGGCAAGGACGCACATCACGGCAGACATGCCCGCCAGCACCAGGAACGGCCAGCGGTAGTCGCCAGCGACGTCACGCCCCAGTCCGGTCAGCACGGGCGTGAAGCAGGCCAGACAATAACCGGTACAGAGCATCATGGCGGTCAATCGGCTCACCGCCAGCGGCGTGCTGGCCTCATACATCGGCAGTATCAGCGACATGGAAAAGGTGCCGTTCAACGCCACACCCAATAGCATGCAGACCACCAGCGGCTGGACCTGCGGAACCCAGGCG is a window from the Pseudomonas sp. MTM4 genome containing:
- the ngg gene encoding N-acetylglutaminylglutamine synthetase, with translation MQKSQAYGQRLLRGQTPTYERLQARFAEDGQDEPQGPVTLHCGWGRILVGHTYSDPADLAAALLDEQAGERDIALYVAAPHQVLAYAPQQLFLDPSDTLRIWFTDYRPARRSFRGFGIRRAQSDADWKAINCLYQSRGMLPVNPELCTPREQGGPVYWLAEDDDSGQIIGSVMGINHHKAFNDPENGSSLWCLAVAPSCTRPGVGEALVRHLIEQYMGRGLAYLDLSVLHDNKQAKALYAKLGFRDLQTFTVKRKNTINQSLFLGPGPEAELNPYARIIVDEARRRGIEISIDDAEAGLFTLTQGGRKVRCRESLSDLTSAVSMTLCQDKCLTHRTLARAGLKLPAQQLAGDEDSNAAFLAEHGSVVVKPVDGEQGHGVSVDLRRIEDVEEAIARARQFDQRVLLESYHQGDDLRIVVIGYDVVAAAIRRPAEVAGDGSHTIRELIETQSRRRQAATGGESRIPMDEETQRCIEDAGYDYDSVLPRGQHLAVRRTANLHTGGTLDDVTDQLHPELIDAAVRASRALDIPVVGLDLLVPAVDQPEYVFIEANERVGLANHHPQPTAERFIDLLFPLSHNTH
- the mnmC gene encoding bifunctional tRNA (5-methylaminomethyl-2-thiouridine)(34)-methyltransferase MnmD/FAD-dependent 5-carboxymethylaminomethyl-2-thiouridine(34) oxidoreductase MnmC; protein product: MPSQPTTGFQHAELDWDENGQPQSRQYGDVYFSRASGMDETAHVFLRPNALAERFASLGAAERFVIGETGFGTGLNFLCAWALFERTAPAAAQLHFVSVEKHPLTRDDMQRALALWPELQSLARQLLNQYVAVNQGFQQFRFGRVVLTLLVGDALDCLGSLDAQVDAWFLDGFAPAKNPEMWQPELFTQLARLSAAGATLATFTSAGSVRRALLDAGFEVERIPGFGKKWESLRGRFLGTPQPAGTPWYARPAFKPEQRKALVIGAGLAGCATAASLAARGWQVTVLERHGDVAQEASGNPQGVLYLKLSAHGTALSQLVVSGFGYTRRLFGSLQKGRDWDNCGVLQIGFDDKERARQATLRDVFAPSLLRALERSEAEQLAGVALDNGGLFYPEAGWAHPPALCRSMLDHPAIELIRHRQAVDLRRVEGHWQARDGDELLGEAPVAILAGAADTARFSQSGWLPLKRIRGQVTGLPATEPSAALRTVLCAQGYVAPPRDGLHTLGASFNFAETDPAPSEAEHRSNLDMLKNISADLHQRLEAETRPIDELHGRVAFRCTSPDYMPIIGPLADPERFANAYAVLGKDARQVPDTACPWLDGLYVNTAHGSRGLITTPLSGELLAAWLDGEPLPLPRAIAEACHPNRFLLRKLIRRTD
- a CDS encoding DUF1127 domain-containing protein; amino-acid sequence: MKSHAEFLKTSYLPRGRSASLASLLLTYWQRLGRWHALYRQRRQLAALNDDMLKDLGLSRADVETEANRPFWDDPLRRD
- a CDS encoding osmoprotectant NAGGN system M42 family peptidase; protein product: MTANLPDPDLNYLQRVLLETLAIPSPTGFTDTIVRYVAERLQELKIPFELTRRGTIRATLKGRQDSPDRAIAAHLDTIGASVREIHETGRLGLSPVGCWSSRFAEGSRVSVFTDEGVIRGSVLPLLASGHAFNTAVDEMPISWDHVELRLDAVTRSRADTVALGIRVGDVVAFDPMPEFTDSGYISARHLDDKAGVAALLTALKALVESGQELPIDCHPLFTITEETGSGAAGALPWDVSEFVGIDIAPTAKGQESSEHAVTVAMQDSGGPYDFHLSRHLIRLAEGHDIPVRRDLFRYYHSDAQSAVAAGHDIRTALLAFGCDATHGYERTHIDSLAAMSRLVCSYLLSPPVFASDAHSGQGTLESFSHQLEHETQMENDTRVPPVDSILDKRTDD
- a CDS encoding N-acetylglutaminylglutamine amidotransferase — encoded protein: MCGIAGELRFDNRPADLAAIERITQHLTARGPDASGFHSAGPMAMGHRRLKIMDLCEASGQPMIDSALGLSMVFNGAIYNYPELRAELEALGYSFFSGGDTEVLLKGFHAWGEALLPRLNGMFAFAIWQRDRQELFIARDRLGIKPLYLSKTGDRLRFASSLPALLKGGDIAGVLNPVALNHYMSFHAVVPAPDTLIAGIEKLPPGTFMRVDASGKASQHRWWQLEFGAREDEQNYTFEDWQDRTLAALRESVALRQRAAVDVGVLLSGGVDSSLLVGLLREAGAADNLLTFSIGFEDAGGERGDEFKYSDLIAEHYQTRHHQLRIQEKEILEQLPAAFQAMSEPMVSHDCIAFYLLSREVSKHCKVVQSGQGADELFAGYHWYPQVDGAEDPVAAYLAAFRDRSYEEYADTVQAQWAKGDFSGDFVRQHFAQPGADAAVDKALRIDSTVMLVDDPVKRVDNMTMAWGLEARVPFLDHNVAELSARIPAKYKLPDGGKYVLKEAARKVIPAAVIDRPKGYFPVPGLKHLQGDTLNWVGELLTDPSQDRGLYNPAMIEKLLNDPEGQLTPLRGSKLWQLAAVNLWLSEQGL
- a CDS encoding LysR substrate-binding domain-containing protein, with the translated sequence MAHYPSIDAELLRSFVAIADHGGFTRAAEAVNRTQSAISMQMKRLEEDVLQRTVFERDGRQVRLTAEGQILLGYARRILKLHGEVLTTLREPHMVGSVRIGTPDDYVMRFLPGILSRFAQAYPLVQVEVHCEPSYQLLQRRDLDLTIVTREPGTEIGQLLRRERFVWAEAPGFNIHEQRPMPLAMFNTNCFCRAWACNALDGLDIPYRVAYTSPSLSALMAVVNAGLAVTAQLQSLVSSDMRQLGEAEGMPELPLSSIVLLRSEHNQSQVSETLAEHIVEGFRI